The nucleotide sequence aatcctctcagtTCTTAGATGAGTTTAGGGTGCCAGAGCATCGGGGTTCCAGGCCTGGAAAGGAGGGAGATTCCTGTTCATGCTGGACTGTAATATTTGTGAAACAGCCCTGTTTGGAATCTTTGAGGTTGCCTATATCATAGGCCTGAGAAAATGCAGTGAGCACAGAGGAAACCCAGATGGGCCCTACACTGGCTGGCAGTGAGGAAAAGGGGAGGAAGTTCTTCCTTGGACACTAACGCTGTTAGAAAGTTCCTTGTGGCTGGTTGGCTGATGAAGCTTGGGAATGGAAGTggtgagaagggaggagagaacagGTTCCAGcatgaggggagggggcaggtggggaggccTGGGCCCTACAGGGCGTGAGGCAGAGCAGAGTGGCACGATAGGACATGTGAAGAGGGTGGGGAGGCCGGAGAAAGATTCCTCATGGAGCAGATGACACCAAGTACACGTACCTACAACCAGTGTGCAAATGTCTCTAccagacacacatgcacagaaaTGGCTGTGTGGCCAGAGTGCACACACAGAAAGACACACAGGACACAGATAAACAGGCTGCAGACAGCCTTCAGGAAGGATCTCAAGGTCAAGCAATAAAGGAACTGTTCGGTGGCTTCTGGGAGAGGTTGAATCTCAGCTGAGGGAAATGAGAAGGGGCAAGGTCAGGGAATCGAGAGGGAAGAAATTCCTCAGTGTAGGAAAAGTCTTTCTTGAGGTCCAAACTGCTGCATTAGTCACCCACAACCTGGGCAGTCAAGGTCTCAGTCTTAAAGAAAATCTAGATGTTCAGGGTAAggtaaggaagaagggagggacaaGGGCGGAGGTCTTGTTTGTGAGAACAAAAAACCACCATTTCCTCTTCAAAGTCACTTAACTGCCCCTCCCTTTCTGCCCTAAATCCGGGGAGAAGGATTGTGGGGCTTGTAGCACCCCCAAACTGTGCTCATTTCTGCCACTAGCCTTTGGCCTCTCCCATCCTCACTCTAAATGCTtctgtccctttcctctcccttggTTCCAGCAGCTGCAGCACCTCTACCCCTTGGTGCCCTTCTGgaccttttcctttctctgggagTCAAACTGTGAGGTCCTTCTGTTTAGAGGGGTTAGTGTTGGGTGCAGGACGTGGGCCTTCAAGGGAGAATGAGAAGATCTGGCCTCAGCAGGAGGCTTGTGAAGGAGGGAGACATGGTAGAGGTGGGATTTCTCActaactttcttttctcttcactttctgcTCCTCCAGGGTTCTGCATCTGAGGAAGATATAACCTCATGCCCACCTACTCAGCCTGCCCTGGCCCTGCTGACCCCTCGGTCCGAGACGCtgaccctccctgcccacccaagGGTACCTTGGACACTGCTGTCTGACCCGTGCGGCTGAGTAAACTCAGGCTGTCATCACACCTGAAGGGACCGAAGAGTGGGCAGTCAAGGCACCAGAGCAAGAGCCCTCTGGGGCCTCAGGCAGAGGACTGAAACTGGAACCATCAGGGAACATGAGTGAATTTTGGCACAAATTGGGTTGCTGTGTGGTAGAGAAACCCCAGCCGGTGAGTCCGCCAGCCCCGACCCCCACCCTAGTGCACACAGAATCTAGTTACCGGGGCCTGTGAGGCAGACACACCACCTACGATCTGGTGCCTAGAAGGCACGCTGCTTGCTTCCCTCTCCGTCAGGATAGTCTCTCTGGCCAAGGCAGGTGTGTACTTGGAATGAGGGGGACTGCGTGATGGAGGAAGTGAACTGTCCTAGCTAGCACTTCCTGTTTTTTGTTCATTCTGACTTGGGCAGGGGTTGTAGGTGGAGCTTAATACctgtcagtttttcccattgTTTCCTCATCAGCCAGAGGTGACTTGGATATGTCCTTTCTTTGTCTAGTATTCCCTCTGGGGGCCTCTGACCTCACCACCCTCCCTATGTCCTTTCTGTGTTTATGTTATTCCACACTTGCCTTTCATACCCTAGTGATTTCCTTGTTGTGATGCCACATACCCTTGCCCATTGGGCCCTTAGCTCTACCCCTAGTGATTTTCAGGATTCTATTCCCTTCTTCCAGTTGCAGACTTAACTCCCCCCTGTCTTCTctaaacagaagaagaaaaggagacgAATTGACCGGACCATGATTGGGGAACCAATGAATTTTGTCCACCTGACTCACATTGGCTCTGGGGAGATGGGGGCCGGAGATGGACTTGCCATGGTAACAAGAGAACGGGGAGAGAGTGATATGGGATTGTGGCCTAGAACCTTTCCCCTTTGCTGAAGTGTGAGCTGGGGACATGGTAACTACCCGGTGGGGAAGTAAGAAGCTAGGATTCTAGTCCTGGTCACCAGCTGCACAAACCTGAGACCTGGCATTTTAGGTCTCTGGCCTAGGCTCCCTTATTTTTACACTTAGCAGATTGTTCTTCATCAGGATGGGGAATATATATGACCCAGGAGTTATTTGGAGGGCTTTTGCCAACAACCAAAACCCTTTTGTTAATTAAGAACTGCTATTCCAGTGCCATAGTAAGTCATATCATGGCTGGGTGTGTtgaggcaggaagaaggctgcacACCCCTGTTCTAAGTAACACCAGATACTCTTTTCTGTTCTCAACATAAGGGAAATGGGCCTGGGCATAGTGAAGGAGGCTTTTCACTGATTgcaaaactcagaaaaatatgAGAGTCCTTCGTGAAGGTCTTAGTAGTCGAAGACCCATTTTATCTCACCCTCATGAGAGTCAGTATGAAGGGAGACTTTGAgacttccttggaaaaatggctGTTGGTTTTaaccttttcagattgactttATTGCCAGGGAGATGTGGTGAGCCTTTTCATGGAGGGCACAGGGGAGATTGCTTGTGCGATACCTGGACTTGGAGTGAGGGTCTCCCATGTGCTTTTTTACAGACAGGTGCAGTTCAGGAGCAGATGAGATCCAAGGGAAACCGAGACAGGCCATGGAGCAATTCTAGGGGATTGTAGCTCCAACAGAAACGGTGAGTAGAGAAACTGTTCAGTACCTCTAGCCCCTGTCAGCATCCTGATGCCTTACCTCGGAACTCTGATCTCCACCAGAATGGGAGGTGAGAGGAGGAAGAATGAATAAGAATGGAGGGGTCAAGAATTTCGGATgtagaaaggcagagagagagggaggtgtaGACAGAAATCGAGAGAAGAGCACCCTGGAAATAGTCGAGAGTCTGTGCTAGGGGGTGCCTTCTCCCTGACTGCGTCAGTTTTCCTTGAGGCTTATcgtccttcaatttcttttttaatcaggttCTGCTGTCTGAAGCCTCTGCTCCGTGTCCAGCCCAGAAGAGATGGTGCCGCCTCCTCGAACCAGTGACCCCAGGGcccctcttttccctctttgcCGATTAGTGCCTCAGAAGGCTTGGGGGCTGgactccctctcttccctctggctCTAGCCCCTCCTGGAGATGGGCTCAAGGCAGCAGGACTGACCAAGTGACTACTGGTTGGCCAGAGGAGCTCAGCTGAAGCCCTGGACACTCTCAGATCTGAGATAGGAGTTTTCTGGGAACCTGGAAGGTGTTCCCTTCTCCTGAATGACGGTCTAGGTGCCATCTGTTTTTAAACTCTTAACCTGGAACTCCTTAAATGGGGTAGGTGGGTGAGATTACCAAAGCTGAAGCTGGCTTTGCCGAAAAGCTCCTTAcctccctgcccttctccatTTTCCTCCCGGAATGAACTGAAACAGATGTCAAGCAGGGGGTAGGAGGGTGACCACTGCCTAGTCTATCTATTCTTTCTCTTTAGATCCCAAAACTTAAGCTTGATTTCTCTCAGTCCCTCGATTTCTCTCTGCCACTACCAGCTCTTTCTCCAGGAGGCCTCTAACCCTGTTTCTGCAGCATTGTGAGTTCTCCAACAtctttctttaaattaattaaaagtttaatttaagaTGAGTTCTCTTAATTACCCCACTCCTTCTACTACCTCTACCTTCAGCCCTACCCCCGTTAGGAACCTTATTGTTTCCCACTGAATGAGAGCTAAGGTAAGAAGTGGGTCTTAACCTGATGGGATCCCATTTAAGTCTTGGGGACCTGGCCTGCCCTCTGCCAATCTCCCTGCTGGCTCaggtgaggaggaagagggatCTGGAGAGAAACTCAGAATGCTGCAAAACTAGGAGGTATGTCTGAGAATGAACTTAACCATTGAGGATGAGAGGCGTGGTAGGTTGAAAACAATCTGTGAGGTTAGGGATGTTAGATCCTCACCACAAGGGAGCAGAGAAACCTCCGGAGCAAGGATTCTCAACCTAGGCACTTCTGACATTTGGGTTGGATAATTCTTTGTAATGGGGGACTGTCCTGCGCATTATAGGACATTCAGTAAGGTGTCTGTCCTAGTTATGACAGCCAAAAATGCCTCCAGGTATTGCCAAATGTCTCCTAGGAGGCAAAATCACCCCTAAGTGAGAACCACTGCTCAAGAGTCAAGGTATTTTTCTCCAAAGTGTTTTCCCCACCCTACTCCCATCCCATCATTCACCCTAAGCCTGAGGCACAGATGAACCAGGCCCTCTTGCAAAGTAGGCTTACTAGGGCCGCACATAATGTCGAAAACAGCCCTTTATTCGGTGTGTTGCTtgtggtgctcgcttcggcagcacatatactaaaatcagTGTGTTGCTTGTGCTTTGCATGGGTTCGTGCCTCTGGTGGATTGTACTGCTCTCCATTCTTTGGAGGAGGGGTTCCTGAAGTGTGGAAGCATGAACTGAGTATGGTGagattggggaagggagggagaaaaaaggagagcCACAGACACCCAGGTTTATCCTCTGCAAACTTTAAGCTCCATTTCTGTGCCCTAGTCCTAGAACCAGACACAAATAAGACTCAGGGAGTTTTGTCTGAAGACCAGGTCCCACTCCCCACCTGACTGAAGAGTCTGCATTAGGTGGGAAAATATTGCAGGAGGAGGGTCTTTAGGCAGTTTGTTTACtcaggtgttttttttcttctggccCCTTCCCTCAGGGTGGTTAGAAAGGCAGAATGAGACCGGTGAGCTCCTACCGGCTCTTGACTGAGAGGATGGGGGTCTCTCATTAGCTCAGCAACAAGGAGCATCCTATTTGATGCTGAGGGTGTCAGGAAGGTGGGAACTAGGATCCACTCTGCTGAGTCCACCATCCATCCAGTTTGTCCTACCTATAGTGACAGGTTCTGATTTTGTTCCAATTTCAGTGTATGTCCTGCCACTTTTCAGGGTCTAAGATTGGTCATACATTCCCAATTTACTCTTTTCCAGTGTAGCTGGT is from Meles meles chromosome 1, mMelMel3.1 paternal haplotype, whole genome shotgun sequence and encodes:
- the CDC42SE1 gene encoding CDC42 small effector protein 1; its protein translation is MSEFWHKLGCCVVEKPQPKKKRRRIDRTMIGEPMNFVHLTHIGSGEMGAGDGLAMTGAVQEQMRSKGNRDRPWSNSRGL